One window of Watersipora subatra chromosome 3, tzWatSuba1.1, whole genome shotgun sequence genomic DNA carries:
- the LOC137392300 gene encoding sushi, von Willebrand factor type A, EGF and pentraxin domain-containing protein 1-like: protein MDMDSYLLLLVFSLLHLPKGVHGDCPYISVPAGTNRSSDEVTNGLTVEYNCLDVTEIFENGRADMRIRCLSSGQWNELPQPCKVVRCGAQPLVHHSAVTTTSTIAGVQVTIRCIYGFGFPDSSATKVITCNETTLTWQLTEDDVWEGLTCNQRYCHHFPSPYPTLFYLGMEAYLPNGTIAMGSVITSYCLEGYFKMPSNIQRSGKCSATGLLDGSYQDCIVRTCDTLLQPPNTWIQYNNNVYQRRVRYVCNTGFFPGGKDHHVMECDHNGQWKSEPASSGCQAGACDEGWIKHDNYCYYVSNHRSLGLRYYYAEDSCLLKKSHLASVNSSEENSFIYANTYKKYERDYWIGYHFDVVTNDWSWFKDSDEMILYKKWHRGYPELKSSCARLTINGVWKDRNCDDLMAYVCKKPTMCGPPPVIQNGGPDIATLPQTMDVGDSLVYKCNIGYSFRNDAAVERVVSCLLGAYYSAIENCQPVMCPALNRVGYYIENAVITSDSQVGTYLSTVTWSCNPGYIFPDGTFTKDILCQANRTWSFVPDMCIKVYCRVPAILNAIPEYGSRRVGEGDYYECEPGYEFPNGELRRMMICQLDGSWLPSDSCWKRRCQPYVQYNANITEGARGIARYQELAEITCNRGYQFPDGSITKQTRCGADFHWSPYLPLCEPKKCPGGTPPAVPNASANTTAGIIETVVEYTCNDGFFFIDGDTQRTAICDIFSLDWVGVPIECFSSLPDQQVTDIGINQAFSIAIAVIVILFLVIGMWLIICSDCKEDRQLIGMCVDYSKEEEDEESYAESIEPEPIRLQMVM, encoded by the exons ATGGATATGGACTCCTACCTGCTGCTTCTGGTTTTCTCTTTACTCCATCTTCCTAAAG GGGTGCATGGCGACTGCCCTTACATATCAGTACCTGCTGGTACTAACCGAAGCAGTGATGAGGTAACAAATGGCTTAACTGTGGAGTACAACTGTTTGGATGTAACGGAGATTTTTGAAAACGGTAGAGCTGACATGAGGATAAGATGTCTCTCTTCTGGGCAGTGGAATGAGCTACCGCAGCCTTGTAAAG TCGTAAGATGTGGTGCCCAGCCACTTGTTCACCACTCTGCCGTGACAACTACCAGCACAATTGCTGGAGTTCAAGTTACCATCAGATGCATCTACGGCTTTGGGTttcctgacagctctgccacCAAGGTCATCACTTGCAATGAGACTACACTGACTTGGCAGCTTACTGAAGATGACGTCTGGGAAGGCCTAACCTGTAACC AAAGGTACTGCCACCATTTCCCTTCCCCTTACCCTACACTATTTTACTTGGGCATGGAGGCCTATCTTCCTAATGGTACTATTGCCATGGGATCGGTAATTACTTCCTACTGTCTGGAAGGCTACTTCAAGATGCCTTCCAATATTCAGCGATCAGGAAAGTGTTCCGCAACTGGGCTATTAGACGGCAGCTACCAAGATTGTATAG TGAGAACGTGTGACACCCTTCTCCAGCCTCCAAACACTTGgatacaatacaacaacaatGTCTACCAGAGAAGAGTCAGGTATGTGTGTAACACCGGTTTCTTCCCTGGTGGAAAAGACCACCATGTTATGGAATGTGACCACAATGGACAGTGGAAGAGTGAACCGGCGTCGAGTGGCTGCCAAG CTGGAGCGTGTGATGAGGGCTGGATAAAGCATGACAACTACTGCTACTACGTGTCGAACCACAGGAGCCTTGGGCTACGTTACTATTACGCCGAGGATTCTTGTCTACTCAAAAAGTCGCACTTGGCTTCCGTTAACAGTTCAGAAGAGAACAGCTTTATTTACGCTAACACTTATAAAAAGTATGAGAGAGACTATTGGATTGGCTACCACTTTGATGTAGTAACCAATGACTGGAGCTGGTTCAAAGACAGCGACGAAATGATATTGTATAAAAAGTGGCACAGAGGATATCCTGAGTTGAAAAGCAGTTGTGCGAGGCTAACTATTAATGGAGTGTGGAAAGACAGGAACTGTGATGATCTCATGGCATACGTCTGCAAGAAGCCGACTA TGTGTGGCCCACCTCCAGTGATACAAAACGGGGGCCCTGACATTGCCACCCTTCCTCAAACTATGGATGTAGGAGATAGCTTAGTCTACAAATGCAATATAGGCTACTCATTCAGAAATGATGCTGCTGTAGAGCGAGTTGTTAGTTGTCTTCTCGGGGCATACTACTCGGCCATTGAGAACTGCCAGC CGGTTATGTGCCCTGCTCTGAACAGAGTTGGCTACTACATAGAGAACGCTGTGATAACCAGTGATTCACAGGTGGGGACTTACTTAAGCACCGTCACTTGGAGTTGTAACCCAGGCTACATCTTTCCTGATGGCACTTTTACCAAGGACATTCTTTGCCAGGCGAACCGCACCTGGTCCTTTGTGCCCGACATGTGTATAA AGGTGTACTGTCGTGTACCAGCCATCCTCAATGCAATACCTGAGTACGGGTCAAGAAGGGTAGGAGAAGGCGACTACTACGAGTGTGAACCAGGCTATGAGTTTCCCAACGGAGAGCTGAGGCGTATGATGATTTGTCAGCTCGATGGTTCATGGCTGCCGTCAGACAGCTGCTGGA AGAGAAGATGTCAACCATATGTCCAGTACAACGCTAATATAACAGAAGGAGCCAGGGGTATAGCGAGATACCAAGAGTTGGCAGAGATAACATGTAATAGAGGCTATCAGTTTCCGGATGGCTCCATCACGAAGCAAACGAGATGTGGAGCAGATTTTCATTGGTCCCCTTATCTGCCATTATGTGAAC cTAAGAAATGCCCTGGAGGAACTCCTCCCGCAGTGCCTAATGCTTCAGCTAATACCACCGCTGGCATTATAGAGACAGTTGTTGAGTATACATGTAACGACGGCTTCTTCTTTATCGATGGTGACACTCAGAGAACAGCAATTTGTGACATTTTCAGCCTTGACTGGGTTGGAGTGCCTATAGAATGCTTTA GTTCCCTTCCTGACCAGCAAGTGACTGATATTGGCATCAACCAAGCTTTCTCCATAGCAATAGCTGTTATAGTCATCCTTTTCCTTGTTATCGGCATGTGGCTCATCATCTGCTCAGACTGCAAGGAGGATAG